Proteins co-encoded in one Crateriforma spongiae genomic window:
- a CDS encoding glycosyltransferase produces the protein MSTKTSRARVVQSQMKDGTMVPPSAGRLRIAIVSDAIVGRNGVGTFYLDLIEHLMPFVDSIDLIAPQQERCREMERFSIPMPGDSTQRLALPHGRHVTERLDRMAPNLIIVPTLGAFSYLGLRYAKRNGIPLVIVNHTSFGQLFRLYWSKLVAGPMTWALNRLNRWLMRQADAVVALNAEAYQEASQWDAKLVRVMGTPVAADFLRRPSVRRPGLAQHDGETGIRRTVFVGRLAAEKRVGDLIEAAERFTNCQFAIAGDGPMRDQVESAAQRLPNLQYLGWLSRDQVLGALDESDALVLPSMIESFGTVALEAMARRRYVIVRRDCGIAKWPSISAGLFYIEDDQSFADRFESLRNMDDESLNQIAGKSWNAVTDFNQHTVRVWLQFLIDAARLDEHRVIGQRRVPADQSV, from the coding sequence ATGAGCACCAAAACCAGCCGCGCCCGGGTCGTTCAAAGCCAAATGAAGGACGGGACGATGGTGCCGCCGTCCGCCGGTCGACTGAGGATTGCGATTGTCTCCGATGCAATTGTTGGTCGCAATGGTGTGGGGACTTTCTATCTGGATCTCATTGAACATCTGATGCCGTTTGTCGACTCGATCGACCTGATCGCACCGCAGCAAGAACGCTGTCGCGAAATGGAGCGTTTTTCAATTCCCATGCCAGGGGATTCAACACAGCGATTGGCGTTGCCCCATGGGCGTCATGTGACGGAACGTTTGGACCGAATGGCACCGAACCTTATCATCGTGCCCACCCTGGGCGCGTTTTCGTACCTGGGATTGCGGTACGCGAAACGAAACGGCATTCCGCTGGTGATCGTCAATCACACCAGTTTTGGACAGCTGTTTCGTTTGTATTGGTCCAAGCTTGTGGCCGGACCGATGACTTGGGCGTTGAATCGTCTGAATCGTTGGTTGATGCGTCAGGCGGATGCCGTGGTTGCATTGAATGCCGAGGCGTACCAGGAAGCCAGTCAATGGGACGCCAAATTGGTACGTGTGATGGGCACACCGGTCGCCGCTGATTTTTTGCGTCGTCCGTCAGTTCGGCGACCAGGGCTAGCGCAGCATGACGGGGAAACGGGAATTCGGCGAACGGTTTTTGTCGGGCGATTGGCCGCCGAAAAACGTGTCGGCGATTTGATCGAAGCTGCCGAGAGGTTTACCAATTGTCAGTTCGCGATTGCGGGTGATGGTCCGATGCGCGATCAAGTCGAATCGGCGGCCCAGCGATTGCCCAATCTGCAGTACCTTGGTTGGCTGTCACGCGATCAGGTGTTGGGAGCACTCGATGAATCGGATGCCCTGGTGTTGCCATCGATGATTGAGTCGTTTGGTACCGTGGCATTGGAAGCCATGGCGCGGCGTCGTTATGTCATCGTCCGACGCGACTGTGGGATTGCAAAATGGCCGTCAATTTCCGCCGGATTGTTTTATATCGAAGATGATCAGTCCTTTGCCGATCGTTTCGAATCACTGCGAAATATGGATGATGAATCGTTGAACCAAATCGCGGGGAAAAGCTGGAACGCGGTAACCGATTTCAATCAACACACCGTCCGTGTTTGGTTGCAGTTCCTAATTGATGCGGCACGATTGGATGAACACCGTGTGATTGGTCAGCGCCGTGTACCCGCGGATCAGAGTGTTTGA
- a CDS encoding TIGR03364 family FAD-dependent oxidoreductase — MEDRQHVGIVGAGIVGFAHALAAAKQGHRVTVFERNAACQGASIRNFGMVWPVGQEAGPALDAALRSREIWLELAGQANFFCRPTGAIYLAHREDEWQVLNEFADQAVDLGYQVELLSPDQVRRKTPAANPNGLLGGLFSRTELAVDPVQAIAALPGFLNARYGVQFHFECPVVAVRSGGLTTSDRREWTLDQIIVCSGADFHSLLPTVFQRSGLRACKLQMMRTIPQPSEWNLGTHIASGLTLRHYNSFRICPSLSRLVDRVAEETPELDRYGIHVMASQNAAGEIILGDSHEYDTEIGPFDRPEIDALILRELHKIIELPTWEVSRRWSGIYAKHPTQVIYRSEPIQGVHVATGTGGGGMTLAFGLADAFVAGGPLCSVAS, encoded by the coding sequence ATGGAAGATCGTCAACATGTCGGAATCGTTGGTGCCGGAATCGTGGGGTTCGCTCACGCGTTGGCCGCCGCCAAACAGGGGCACCGCGTCACCGTTTTCGAAAGAAATGCAGCATGCCAGGGCGCATCGATTCGAAACTTCGGGATGGTGTGGCCGGTCGGCCAGGAAGCGGGGCCGGCATTGGATGCGGCGTTGCGAAGTCGAGAGATTTGGTTGGAATTGGCAGGACAAGCCAACTTCTTTTGCCGTCCCACCGGAGCGATCTACTTGGCCCACCGAGAGGACGAATGGCAAGTCCTGAACGAGTTCGCTGACCAAGCAGTCGACCTGGGGTATCAGGTGGAACTTCTTTCGCCGGATCAAGTTCGTCGAAAAACTCCCGCGGCCAACCCGAACGGTTTGTTGGGGGGGCTGTTTAGCCGGACCGAGTTGGCGGTCGATCCGGTCCAGGCCATTGCCGCGCTGCCCGGCTTTTTGAACGCACGTTACGGAGTCCAGTTCCATTTCGAATGCCCTGTGGTGGCAGTTCGATCCGGCGGTTTGACCACATCCGACCGGCGCGAATGGACGCTGGACCAAATCATTGTCTGCAGCGGTGCGGATTTTCATTCGCTGTTGCCCACGGTCTTTCAGCGTTCCGGCCTGCGGGCTTGCAAACTTCAGATGATGCGGACCATCCCGCAGCCCAGCGAATGGAACTTGGGGACTCACATCGCCAGCGGTTTGACGCTGCGTCACTACAACAGCTTTCGCATTTGTCCCAGTCTGAGCCGACTGGTTGATCGTGTTGCCGAAGAGACGCCGGAGCTGGATCGCTATGGCATCCACGTCATGGCTTCACAAAACGCGGCTGGTGAAATCATCTTGGGCGATTCGCATGAGTACGATACCGAGATCGGACCGTTTGATCGTCCTGAGATTGATGCGTTGATCCTGCGCGAACTGCACAAGATCATCGAACTGCCAACTTGGGAAGTTTCACGGCGATGGAGCGGAATTTATGCCAAGCATCCGACGCAAGTGATTTACCGTTCCGAGCCGATTCAGGGCGTTCATGTCGCGACGGGAACCGGTGGTGGCGGAATGACGCTGGCATTCGGCCTGGCGGACGCCTTTGTCGCCGGCGGACCCCTTTGTTCGGTGGCTTCGTGA
- a CDS encoding arylsulfatase: protein MNIASHCHRVILIALITCVGSLLCADENQKPNILYIMSDDMGFSDLGCYGSEIDTPNLNRLAERGLRFTQFYNTGRCCPTRASLLTGLYPHQAGIGHMMQDRGHDGYRGELNRNCVTIAEALKSAGYRSYLSGKWHVTSKVQPESSADKFNWPLQRGFDRFYGTIHGAGSFWDPNSLTRDNEFVSPFSDPLYPRDSDPGDDQDDSDDFYYTDAISDHAVGFIHDHHQNVGDQPFFLYVSYTAAHWPMHARKADIAKYIGKYDAGYEAIRKARFEKMIRLGLLNRNSVTPWPIPQDWINDNHWEWDKRCMEVYAAMIDNMDQGIGRIVTALKDTGQFENTLICFFQDNGGCAENYGRQSKSTTLRQDAPTLAPLPKEHLQVHMQPKQTRDGYPVRTGAMVMPGPSDTYIAYGRVWATVSNTPFREYKHFCHEGGISSPLIMHWPGGLSRAGEIEHTPAHLIDLMATAVDVAQTSYPDTYHDGRPIKPAEGVSLQPLLSGEPIQRDAIYWEHEGNRAIRMGDWKLVAKKANGPWELYNIAKDRSEQNDLADQMPERAKEMADRWQQYAQRANVLPLNPKKPSGQRKKQ, encoded by the coding sequence ATGAACATCGCCTCTCATTGCCACCGTGTCATTCTGATTGCATTGATCACGTGTGTCGGCTCTCTGCTGTGCGCGGACGAAAACCAGAAGCCCAACATCCTGTACATCATGAGCGATGATATGGGGTTTTCTGATTTGGGATGCTACGGCAGCGAGATCGACACGCCGAACCTGAATCGTCTTGCCGAACGTGGATTGCGGTTCACTCAGTTCTACAACACCGGACGATGCTGTCCGACGCGAGCGAGTTTGCTGACCGGCTTGTATCCACACCAAGCCGGCATCGGGCACATGATGCAAGACCGTGGACACGACGGTTATCGCGGCGAATTGAACCGCAACTGTGTGACGATCGCCGAGGCTTTAAAGTCCGCCGGCTATCGTTCCTATCTGTCTGGAAAATGGCATGTGACGTCCAAGGTCCAGCCGGAATCATCGGCAGACAAGTTCAACTGGCCGCTTCAACGTGGTTTCGATCGCTTTTACGGAACCATTCACGGTGCGGGCAGCTTCTGGGATCCCAATTCACTGACGCGAGACAACGAATTCGTGTCGCCGTTTTCGGACCCGCTGTATCCACGCGATTCAGACCCAGGCGATGACCAAGACGACAGCGACGACTTTTACTACACCGATGCGATCAGCGACCACGCGGTCGGGTTCATCCATGACCATCACCAAAACGTCGGGGATCAACCGTTCTTCTTGTACGTCAGCTACACCGCCGCCCATTGGCCGATGCATGCTCGAAAGGCCGACATCGCCAAATACATTGGCAAATACGACGCGGGATACGAGGCGATACGCAAGGCTCGTTTCGAAAAGATGATTCGCCTGGGACTGTTGAATCGTAACAGCGTTACCCCTTGGCCGATTCCGCAAGATTGGATCAACGACAATCACTGGGAATGGGACAAACGTTGCATGGAAGTCTATGCGGCGATGATCGACAACATGGACCAAGGCATCGGGCGTATTGTCACCGCATTGAAAGACACCGGGCAATTCGAAAACACCTTGATTTGCTTCTTTCAAGACAATGGCGGATGTGCCGAGAACTACGGTCGCCAATCCAAGTCGACGACACTGCGACAAGACGCTCCAACGCTGGCACCGCTTCCCAAAGAACACCTCCAAGTTCACATGCAACCGAAACAGACCCGTGATGGATATCCGGTGCGGACCGGTGCCATGGTCATGCCGGGGCCATCGGACACTTACATCGCGTATGGTCGAGTGTGGGCGACGGTATCCAACACGCCGTTTCGTGAATACAAGCACTTCTGTCACGAAGGCGGCATTTCATCCCCCTTGATCATGCACTGGCCAGGTGGACTGTCGCGTGCGGGAGAAATTGAGCACACCCCGGCGCACTTGATCGATCTGATGGCCACCGCCGTGGACGTCGCCCAAACGTCGTACCCTGATACGTATCACGACGGCCGACCAATCAAACCGGCCGAAGGCGTCAGCCTGCAGCCACTGCTGTCCGGAGAACCCATCCAACGGGACGCGATCTACTGGGAACATGAAGGCAATCGTGCGATCCGGATGGGCGATTGGAAACTGGTCGCCAAGAAGGCCAACGGTCCCTGGGAGCTGTACAACATTGCCAAAGACCGCAGCGAACAAAACGACCTGGCAGACCAGATGCCCGAACGTGCAAAAGAAATGGCCGATCGTTGGCAGCAATATGCCCAGCGCGCCAATGTGCTACCGCTGAACCCCAAAAAGCCATCCGGCCAACGAAAAAAACAATGA
- a CDS encoding polysaccharide deacetylase family protein, which produces MLSMLAVSTPSQTKQPEAVVSIHDVMPSTMAQTGQLIDLCRRHQIRQIALLVVPGLDWSGRDVDQLRRWSDESLTLCGHGWVHQCERIAGWKHRLHSMLISRQVAEHLCWSTDQIVGTMCRCAEWFDMVSLPRPRLYVPPAWALGDLPKDRWGEVPFDWIETLAGLASMRDRRVAELPLVGFEADTILRKWSVRAFNAFGLAVRRWGCRPLRISIHPRDHQLKLADHLEFVLAKGWNDLSYSQVAEDVFTTT; this is translated from the coding sequence ATGCTTTCGATGTTGGCGGTTTCCACACCTTCGCAAACGAAGCAACCCGAGGCGGTTGTTTCGATTCATGATGTGATGCCATCGACGATGGCACAGACTGGGCAACTGATCGACTTGTGCCGCCGTCACCAGATTCGGCAAATCGCTTTGCTGGTTGTCCCCGGTCTCGATTGGTCCGGCCGCGATGTGGACCAATTGCGTCGTTGGTCGGATGAGTCGCTGACGCTATGTGGACACGGGTGGGTGCATCAATGCGAACGAATCGCTGGATGGAAGCATCGACTTCATTCGATGTTGATTTCACGGCAAGTGGCCGAACATCTTTGTTGGTCCACTGACCAGATTGTCGGCACGATGTGTCGCTGTGCCGAATGGTTCGACATGGTCAGCCTGCCACGTCCGCGTTTGTACGTTCCGCCGGCCTGGGCATTGGGCGATCTGCCGAAAGATCGTTGGGGCGAAGTCCCGTTTGACTGGATTGAAACCTTGGCGGGTTTGGCATCGATGCGAGACCGCAGGGTCGCCGAACTACCGCTGGTCGGTTTCGAAGCCGACACGATTTTGCGGAAATGGTCTGTGCGTGCCTTCAACGCATTTGGATTGGCCGTTCGACGTTGGGGATGCCGGCCGCTGCGGATTTCCATCCACCCAAGGGATCATCAATTGAAGCTGGCTGATCACCTGGAATTCGTGCTGGCAAAGGGGTGGAACGACTTGTCCTATTCGCAGGTCGCCGAAGACGTGTTCACGACCACCTGA
- a CDS encoding sulfotransferase family protein produces MLAANQRLSVIARKVFGAVMRGIVWATVIPLGLVHRLAMQLDDWMDPSLDQVAVQRPLFVVGLPRSGTTFAHRLLSSDRQTFTTMPLWEVLFAPALCQKRCIGLLMRIDRRFGGPLARCLRWAEDCCFRSLNDIHATRLTDPEEDYLGLIAFDGCFLRVLLQPHSQHVWDLGHFSDRLSPQRKHRLIDAYRRLVIRHLKYRGGNRRLLSKNPCFTAWLPELADAFPDASFIGLRRCPEQAVPSQLSSIDGGLRLFGHRASEPQIVDRFVDLLASYWDRLRWADHSTPRNRFVLIEYADLTSQPFESVMGALDTLSVRISESGVTELRTKADAAAGYQSRHHYDLGQFGLDAKQLSQRFQIGSPSVMDPNSIHRDDLRPVSDYVMTGDQK; encoded by the coding sequence ATGTTAGCGGCGAACCAGCGTCTGTCGGTCATCGCACGCAAGGTCTTTGGGGCGGTCATGCGCGGTATCGTCTGGGCGACGGTGATTCCTTTGGGACTCGTTCATCGTCTGGCAATGCAGCTGGACGATTGGATGGACCCATCGTTGGATCAAGTTGCGGTCCAGCGCCCCTTGTTCGTCGTCGGTCTTCCACGCAGCGGAACAACCTTCGCACACCGCTTGTTGTCATCTGATCGTCAGACGTTCACGACGATGCCACTGTGGGAGGTCTTGTTTGCACCGGCGTTGTGCCAGAAACGATGCATCGGATTGTTAATGCGTATCGATCGACGCTTCGGTGGCCCGCTGGCCCGCTGTCTACGTTGGGCCGAAGACTGCTGTTTTCGTTCGCTGAACGATATTCATGCCACGCGTTTGACCGATCCGGAGGAAGACTATCTGGGGCTGATCGCTTTCGATGGATGTTTTCTGCGAGTACTACTGCAACCCCACAGTCAGCATGTCTGGGACCTGGGCCATTTCAGCGATCGATTATCCCCGCAACGCAAGCACCGATTGATCGATGCGTATCGCCGACTGGTGATCCGGCACCTGAAGTATCGAGGTGGCAACCGACGTTTGCTATCCAAGAATCCGTGTTTTACGGCATGGTTGCCTGAACTGGCGGATGCCTTTCCGGATGCAAGCTTCATTGGGCTTCGTCGCTGTCCCGAGCAGGCCGTCCCGTCCCAACTGAGTTCGATTGATGGCGGGCTGCGTCTGTTCGGACATCGTGCCAGCGAACCCCAGATTGTCGACCGGTTTGTCGACTTGTTGGCATCGTATTGGGATCGGCTGCGATGGGCTGATCATTCAACGCCACGAAATCGATTTGTGTTGATCGAGTATGCCGATTTGACTTCCCAGCCGTTTGAATCCGTCATGGGAGCCTTGGACACGTTGTCCGTACGGATTAGCGAATCGGGAGTGACCGAATTGCGGACGAAGGCTGACGCCGCGGCGGGCTACCAAAGCCGGCATCACTATGACTTAGGACAGTTTGGGCTGGATGCGAAACAACTTTCCCAGCGTTTTCAAATCGGTAGTCCTTCGGTGATGGATCCAAACTCAATTCATCGTGATGACTTGCGACCTGTTTCCGACTATGTGATGACGGGAGATCAAAAATGA
- a CDS encoding DUF819 family protein — translation MIDNDAVILGLLLVILAVIFRTNDSPHPFFRRFYRFVPMLLLCYFLPSLLTLSGLVDIENSMLYFVATRYLLPASLVLLTLSIDLSEIVKLGPKAIIMFLTGTVGVVIGGPLALLIVGLVSPESVGGQDGEAIWRGLATVAGSWIGGGANQAAMKEIFEPSERLYSLMVAVDVVVAEVWMAILLLGVGKHRWIDARLKADSSSVDQLTEKMELFSKQSRRIPSSTDLLMVLGVAFGVTALCHLAADAIAPWIEQNYPTLNRFSLNSAFFWLIVLATTGGVLLSFTSARGLHGAGASQLGTVFIFMLVATIGLRMDVTAVAERPMAFVIGGLWMMIHVGLLLVVAVLIRAPYFFLAVGSKANIGGAASAPVVAAAFHPALAPVGVLLAVVGYALGTYAAYLCALMMEAISAA, via the coding sequence GTGATAGACAACGACGCCGTGATTCTGGGCCTACTGCTGGTCATCTTGGCGGTAATTTTCCGGACCAACGACAGCCCGCATCCGTTTTTTCGGCGATTCTATCGGTTCGTTCCGATGTTGTTGCTTTGCTATTTCCTGCCTTCATTGTTGACGCTCAGTGGGTTGGTCGACATCGAAAACTCGATGTTGTATTTCGTCGCGACTCGATATTTGTTGCCCGCCAGTTTGGTGTTGTTAACGCTTAGCATTGACCTCAGCGAGATCGTCAAACTAGGCCCCAAGGCCATCATCATGTTCTTGACCGGCACGGTGGGTGTCGTCATTGGCGGCCCGTTGGCATTGTTGATCGTCGGCCTGGTATCGCCCGAATCGGTGGGGGGACAAGACGGCGAAGCGATCTGGCGAGGGTTGGCGACCGTGGCGGGCAGCTGGATCGGCGGTGGTGCCAACCAAGCGGCGATGAAAGAAATCTTTGAACCGTCCGAACGACTTTACAGCCTGATGGTGGCGGTCGACGTCGTCGTGGCCGAAGTTTGGATGGCGATCTTGTTGTTGGGCGTCGGAAAGCACCGTTGGATCGATGCGCGGTTGAAAGCCGATTCTTCCAGCGTTGATCAGTTGACCGAAAAGATGGAGTTGTTTTCCAAACAAAGTCGTCGGATTCCCAGTTCCACCGACTTATTGATGGTATTGGGCGTCGCGTTTGGTGTGACAGCGCTTTGTCATTTGGCCGCCGACGCGATTGCTCCCTGGATCGAACAGAACTATCCAACACTGAATCGCTTCAGTCTGAATTCTGCGTTCTTCTGGCTGATCGTTCTGGCGACGACCGGCGGTGTGCTGTTGTCGTTCACGTCGGCACGTGGCCTGCATGGTGCGGGCGCGTCGCAGTTGGGGACGGTGTTTATCTTCATGCTGGTCGCAACGATCGGGCTGCGGATGGATGTGACCGCGGTGGCGGAACGCCCGATGGCGTTTGTGATCGGAGGCCTGTGGATGATGATCCATGTGGGATTGTTGCTGGTGGTTGCCGTGCTGATTCGTGCGCCATATTTCTTTCTGGCGGTCGGCAGCAAAGCAAACATCGGTGGTGCCGCTAGCGCTCCCGTCGTCGCCGCGGCGTTTCATCCCGCATTGGCGCCGGTCGGCGTACTGTTGGCGGTCGTCGGTTACGCGCTGGGGACCTACGCAGCGTACTTGTGTGCGTTGATGATGGAAGCGATCTCCGCCGCCTAG
- a CDS encoding DUF5690 family protein, translating to MIKPSTSNLRSQDLAWGIVAVVAAFGTYFCTYGLRKPFTVAAYENQFLGPWAMKSVLVLTQVVGYTLSKIIGIKVIAEMRRGRRALVLCGMIAVAEAALVLFAVTPPTWSFVFLFVNGLMLGMVFGLVLGFLEGRRLTEALVAGLCASFILADGVTKSVGAWVLQAGVTEAWMPAVAGGLFLPPLLICVGVLSRVPPPSLDDQKARHERTPMNSRQRRSVLRRYWVTLGSITTIYLMVTILRSFRADFAPELWQALGADVVPSTFSRSEMWVAFGVLVINGAAVLVSNNVRAFLTSLVTCGLGLALIAAVLVDQASGNVLPAFPFMVLMGLGLYLPYVAIHTTVFERFLAMTRAEGNIGYLMYVVDAAGYLGYVVTLAVKDQILASGDAVVFFNRFGLATVCISAVCLLIIAIRYRFDLAGDVADTASDPNVDMSPSRHPAAATTT from the coding sequence TTGATCAAGCCGTCCACATCAAATCTTCGCAGCCAGGACCTTGCCTGGGGGATCGTCGCGGTCGTCGCTGCTTTCGGCACCTATTTTTGCACCTACGGGCTTCGCAAACCCTTCACGGTGGCCGCCTACGAGAACCAATTCTTGGGTCCATGGGCGATGAAGTCTGTATTGGTGTTAACACAGGTTGTCGGCTACACGCTGTCAAAAATCATCGGCATCAAAGTGATAGCTGAAATGCGTCGCGGTCGGCGTGCATTGGTTCTGTGCGGCATGATCGCGGTGGCCGAAGCGGCGTTGGTTTTGTTTGCCGTCACTCCGCCCACGTGGTCGTTTGTGTTTCTGTTCGTCAACGGCCTAATGTTGGGAATGGTTTTCGGCCTGGTGCTGGGATTCCTGGAAGGTCGGCGTTTGACCGAAGCTTTAGTGGCCGGCCTGTGCGCAAGCTTTATCTTGGCCGACGGTGTGACCAAGTCCGTCGGGGCTTGGGTGCTGCAAGCGGGTGTCACCGAAGCTTGGATGCCGGCGGTTGCCGGCGGCCTGTTTTTGCCGCCACTGTTGATTTGCGTCGGAGTCCTATCACGGGTCCCTCCGCCATCGCTGGACGACCAGAAAGCACGACATGAACGCACCCCAATGAATTCACGCCAGCGGCGCAGCGTTCTACGACGATACTGGGTTACGTTGGGGTCGATCACCACGATCTATTTAATGGTCACCATCCTGCGAAGTTTTCGCGCGGACTTTGCCCCGGAACTGTGGCAGGCGTTGGGTGCCGACGTGGTCCCGTCCACGTTCAGTCGTTCGGAAATGTGGGTTGCCTTCGGCGTGCTGGTCATCAACGGCGCCGCCGTCTTGGTTTCCAACAACGTCCGCGCATTCTTGACATCGCTGGTCACTTGCGGGTTGGGCTTGGCACTGATTGCCGCCGTGCTGGTGGACCAAGCGTCGGGCAACGTGTTACCCGCTTTTCCGTTCATGGTGCTGATGGGGTTGGGGCTGTACCTGCCGTATGTCGCCATCCACACCACCGTGTTCGAACGATTCTTGGCAATGACACGGGCAGAGGGAAACATCGGCTACTTGATGTACGTGGTCGATGCGGCGGGATACCTGGGCTACGTGGTGACACTCGCGGTGAAGGATCAGATTTTGGCGAGCGGTGACGCTGTCGTGTTCTTTAACCGATTCGGTCTTGCCACGGTTTGCATTTCCGCCGTGTGCTTGTTGATCATCGCAATCCGCTACCGGTTCGATTTAGCCGGCGATGTCGCCGATACCGCATCAGATCCAAACGTGGACATGTCACCGTCGCGCCATCCCGCTGCGGCGACGACCACCTAG